A window of the Butyricimonas virosa genome harbors these coding sequences:
- a CDS encoding OmpP1/FadL family transporter, translating into MKRLVIVVLASILSMTVFAEGYQVNLLSTKQTGMGHVGTGMKLGAESMHFNPAGLVFLRTNMDFSLGISAIMAKAKYSYDGYSAKTDNPVGTPLYAYAGFKIYDNLAAGISLTTPYGNSLKWPKNWAGAGLIQDISLKSYVIQPTLSYKITDRLSIGVGLQLAWGNVNLSRALMGASDLQGIGTKFESLLPLLAGVPSNVIPDADKQLMQEMVTLMKNTEVPPAYARLEGNAHMRVGFNVGIMYDVCDKVTVGLSYRSKIKMRVKEGEASLNYANRRIEDLFANMEELLAKYGPMLNQMPGVMIPNISIPRYDEGSFHAELPLPSNTTLGVSYRPTDRWELALDLQYVGWNAYDSLNVYFNEAELGIAPIKAEKDYKNSMTYRIGASYKTTDRLVLRAGVYYDQSPIRKKLYNPETPGMDKLGLSAGLTFEPYKGLQFDVAFLYIQGFSQHGKYPYKNVVTGVDEMFEGKYKSTAFSPSIGISYRF; encoded by the coding sequence ATGAAGAGATTAGTCATTGTAGTGTTGGCTTCTATTTTGAGCATGACGGTTTTTGCCGAAGGATACCAAGTCAATTTGTTAAGCACGAAACAGACCGGAATGGGACACGTGGGGACCGGGATGAAATTGGGTGCGGAGAGTATGCATTTTAACCCAGCAGGGCTGGTGTTTTTGCGTACGAATATGGATTTTTCGCTGGGTATATCTGCTATCATGGCCAAGGCTAAATATAGTTATGATGGGTATTCGGCCAAGACGGATAATCCGGTAGGAACACCGTTATACGCTTACGCCGGGTTTAAGATTTACGATAATCTGGCTGCCGGAATCAGCCTGACCACTCCTTACGGGAACTCCTTGAAGTGGCCGAAGAACTGGGCGGGCGCAGGGTTGATTCAAGATATTAGCCTGAAATCATACGTGATTCAACCGACGCTTTCTTACAAGATCACGGATCGTTTGAGTATCGGTGTCGGTTTGCAACTGGCTTGGGGAAACGTGAATCTTTCTAGGGCTTTGATGGGAGCGAGTGATTTGCAGGGGATAGGAACGAAGTTCGAGAGTTTATTGCCTTTATTGGCTGGTGTTCCCTCGAATGTAATTCCAGATGCGGATAAACAGCTAATGCAAGAGATGGTTACGTTAATGAAAAATACAGAGGTTCCGCCTGCCTATGCCCGGTTGGAAGGGAATGCACACATGAGAGTGGGTTTTAACGTGGGAATCATGTATGATGTGTGTGATAAGGTGACTGTCGGTTTGTCTTATCGTTCCAAGATCAAAATGCGGGTAAAAGAAGGGGAAGCTTCGTTAAATTATGCCAACCGTCGTATAGAGGATTTGTTTGCCAATATGGAAGAGTTGCTTGCAAAGTATGGTCCTATGTTGAACCAGATGCCGGGAGTGATGATTCCGAATATCTCTATTCCCAGGTATGACGAGGGATCTTTTCACGCAGAGCTGCCCCTGCCTTCTAACACGACGTTGGGCGTGAGCTATCGTCCCACGGATCGTTGGGAATTGGCACTGGATTTACAATACGTGGGATGGAATGCTTACGATTCTTTGAACGTGTATTTTAACGAGGCGGAATTGGGAATCGCACCGATTAAAGCGGAGAAAGATTATAAAAATTCAATGACTTACCGTATCGGGGCAAGTTACAAGACAACCGATCGTTTGGTGTTACGTGCCGGAGTATATTATGACCAAAGCCCGATTCGTAAGAAGTTGTACAACCCGGAAACCCCGGGAATGGACAAATTAGGGCTTTCTGCCGGATTGACGTTCGAACCTTACAAAGGCTTGCAATTTGACGTGGCATTCCTTTACATTCAAGGGTTTAGCCAGCATGGGAAGTACCCGTACAAGAATGTGGTCACGGGAGTGGATGAAATGTTTGAGGGAAAATATAAATCTACGGCGTTTTCGCCATCAATTGGTATTTCTTACCGGTTCTAA